The genomic window CGCGCCGCTGGTGGCACAGGGCGCCATGTCGCAGGTGGAACTGCTGCGCCTGAAGCGCTCGGAAGTGGAGAACCGCGGCCAGCTCGATGCCACCACGCTGGCCATTCCGCGGGCCGAGGCGGCGGTGAAGGAAGTCGAGCGCAAGGTCGCCGAGACCCAGTCGCGCTTCCGCAGCGACGCGCTGAAGGAACTCAACGAGGCGCGCACCGAACTGAGCAAGGCCACGGCCACCGGCAAGGCGCTGGAAGACCGCGTCAGCCGCACCCTGGTCACCTCGCCGGTGCGCGGCATCGTCAAGCAGCTGCTGGTGAACACCATTGGCGGCGTTATCCAGCCGGGCAGCGACCTGATCGAGATCGTCCCGCTGGACGACACCCTGCTGGTGGAAGCACGCATCCGCCCGCAGGACATCGCCTTCCTGCGCCCCGGCCAGCACGCCATGGTCAAGTTCACCGCCTACGACTACACCATCTACGGCGGCCTGCAGGCGGACCTGGAGCAGATTGGCGCCGACACCGTCACCGACGACGATGGCAACAGCTTCTACCTGATCAAGCTGCGCACCCGCAAAAGCCACCTGGGCACCGACGACAAACCGCTGCTGATCATCCCCGGGATGATCGCCACGGTGGACATCATGACCGGCAAGAAAAGCATCCTCAGCTACCTGCTCAAGCCCATCCTGCGGGCCAAGGCGGAGGCGCTGCGCGAGCGGTGATTGCCGCGCCCGCCCCAACAAGACGGGCCACCCCAGGGTGGCCCGTTTTGTTTGTGCGGGGCGTCAACAGGCCGGCTCTGGCGTTTGCGCTTTCGTAGGAGCGGACCTTGTCCGCGAAACCCATCGGGGAAGACGCGGTGTCTCCAGATGACCATCAGGGTCATGGGCCCACGAGGCGGCCCTATCGCGGACGAAGTCCGCTCCTACCCAGGCCCCCGCACCGGCGCCCCCCTGTAGGAGCGGGCCATGCCCGCGATCGCGCGCATGGCGCGCTCCCATGCTGTCCGCATACGTAGGAGCGTACTCTGTCCGCGATGGCTTCCGGCGCGAGACGGCCCTATCGCGGACGAAGTCCGCTCCTACCCAAGCCCCCGCACCGCCGCCCCCCTGTAGGAGCGGGCCATGCCCGCGAATCGCGCGCATGGCGCGCTCCTACACGTTGGCTTCACTGTTGTCCGTTGCGTAGGAGCGGACTCTGTCCGCGATGGCTTCCGGCGCGAGGCGGCCCTATCGCGGGCGAAGTCCGCTCCTACCCAGGCCCCCGCACCGGCGCCCCCTGTAGGAGCGGGCCATGCCCGCGATTCGCGCGCATGGCGCGCTCCTACAGATGGGCATCGGCGCTGCGGTCAATACGCCACGGTAAACCGCTGCTGGTGATGGTTGGCCTGCTCGGCCTCGTCGAGCATCGCCACCGCCAGGTCCGGCAGGGAGATGCGGCTTTCACCATTGCCGTCGAACAGCACCTGGTCACCGCCGACGCGGAAGCTGCCGGTGCGGGTTTCGCCGTCGAGCAGCATGGCCGGGCTGAGGAAGGCCCAGTCCAGGTCCTTCTCCGCGCGCAGCTGGTCCAGCGCATCGGCCGCGCCCAGCGCGCCCTGTTTCCACTGCTCGGGGAATTCCGGGCTGTCCACCAGACGCTGGCCGGGGGCGATTTCCAGGCTGCCGGCGCCGCCGAGCACCAGCAGGCGCTTCACGCCGGCGGCCTTCACGCCGTCGAGGATGGCGCGGCTGCCCCTGGCGTGGGCGCCACGGATGTCCGGGTTGCCCCAGCCGGCGTTGAACGCGCTGATCACGGCGTCCTGGCCGGCGACGGCACGGGCGACCTGGGCCGGGTCGTAGACGTCGGCCTGGACGACGTTGAGGCCATCGCGCGCCGGCAGTTTCGCCGGGTCGCGCACCAGCGCGGTCACCTGGTGGCCGCGGCGCAGGGCTTCTTCGAGGAAGTAATGGCCGACGTGGCCGGTGGCGCCGATCAGGGCAATGTTCATGCAATCACCTTTTCGTGGGAGGAGGAGCCGCGCTCAGGTCGGTGAGGGCGGCAGGTGATGCATCTTCGGCCGAGCGCGACGGGGGATAAAGCCACGCCCGCACCATGCACTCGTAAGCCTGGCTTCACAATCGGCTCAGTGATCGAAGAGCTTCTGCACCACGGAGAAGTCCTGCTCGCCATGCCCCTGCTTGACCAGCAGGCGGTACAGCGCCAGGGCCAGGCTGCCCATGGGCGTGCTGTTGCCGCTGACCTGCGCGGTCTCCTGCGCCAGGCCCAGGTCCTTGGTCATCAGCGCGGCCATGAAGCCGCCGGTGTAGCCACGCGAGGCCGGGGCGTTCTCCATCACGCCGGGCCACGGGTTGTAGACCTCCAGCGCCCAGTTGCCGCCGGAGCTGCGCCGCATGATCTCCGACAGCAC from Pseudomonas sp. GCEP-101 includes these protein-coding regions:
- a CDS encoding NAD(P)-dependent oxidoreductase, whose protein sequence is MNIALIGATGHVGHYFLEEALRRGHQVTALVRDPAKLPARDGLNVVQADVYDPAQVARAVAGQDAVISAFNAGWGNPDIRGAHARGSRAILDGVKAAGVKRLLVLGGAGSLEIAPGQRLVDSPEFPEQWKQGALGAADALDQLRAEKDLDWAFLSPAMLLDGETRTGSFRVGGDQVLFDGNGESRISLPDLAVAMLDEAEQANHHQQRFTVAY
- a CDS encoding HlyD family type I secretion periplasmic adaptor subunit, with the translated sequence MSLNPQGGIRHSVRGYFKGGDSLSGQPLPEVSKALIEDAPRVVRLTIWILIGFVAFLLLWAHFAQIDEVTRGEGKAIPSSKVQKIQNLEGGIVSQIFVHEGQVVQAGEQLMRLDPTRFQSNVGETEADRLAMFLRVERLSAEVEDRPLNIPEDVRAKAPGQASSEEALFHSRQQQLKDETEGLQQQLVQKQQELREFVSKQAQYRNSLNLLREEISMSAPLVAQGAMSQVELLRLKRSEVENRGQLDATTLAIPRAEAAVKEVERKVAETQSRFRSDALKELNEARTELSKATATGKALEDRVSRTLVTSPVRGIVKQLLVNTIGGVIQPGSDLIEIVPLDDTLLVEARIRPQDIAFLRPGQHAMVKFTAYDYTIYGGLQADLEQIGADTVTDDDGNSFYLIKLRTRKSHLGTDDKPLLIIPGMIATVDIMTGKKSILSYLLKPILRAKAEALRER